Proteins from a genomic interval of Zingiber officinale cultivar Zhangliang chromosome 2A, Zo_v1.1, whole genome shotgun sequence:
- the LOC122040972 gene encoding auxin response factor 7-like isoform X2, giving the protein MASSAEAFTKAGYGNEPGQAFPSDSAAGTGSEDMLYSELWHACAGPLVTLPRQGEKVFYFPQGHIEQVEASTNQVADKQMRVYELSSKILCRVINVQLKAEPETDEVFAQVMLFPEPSQDENAVEKETLSPPPPKPHVYSFCKTLTASDTSTHGGFSVLRRHADECLPPLDMRQQPPTQELVAKDLHGAEWRFRHIFRGQPRRHLLQSGWSVFVSSKRLVAGDAFIFLRGENGELRVGVRRAMRQQANVPSSVISSHNMHLGVLATAWHALTTGTMFTVYYKPRTSPSEFIIPYSQYMESIKNNYSIGMRFKMRFEGDEAPEQRFTGTIVEIGDADSNIWPESKWRCLKVRWDESTSIPRPERVSPWKVEPAVSPPVTPPTMSRAKKCRSNALGPSSDSFVQAKEELSQGHGASRVFQDQDIMLFRGNLIDGNVLNFAEKSMIQPPPDEGLKKNASCQRRIDSDNLTELTRPTHNYVNIGFQNFDDSHRPFSAQVAPSPSARSSLINFFHHQNEEPALHPDQSPLMACNHSFETVSNLKMHDNELPYFDTQNAKYGRLMDYYQTQGIWAQKNLPNRSMHLQLASQCEIISSPRLIKPHPLTVLSDEITQPKERESCKLFGFDLNNTTTISYQGIPGTNASYGPLLYSQTTAPIIEKDARGTYYPPELSKETKAIDSSTVESENVECVHPCPPSDLQKKLQVVSNRSCTKVHKQGVALGRSVDLTKFDGYDQLIEELDQLFEFKGELMAPNKNWMIVFTDNEDDMMLVGDDPWQEFCAMVRKIFIYTKEEVQKMDSSTLNPKNEDCPDMKENVKETKGSQSASSSNSKNS; this is encoded by the exons CTCGGCAAGGGGAGAAGGTTTTCTACTTCCCCCAAGGGCATATTGAGCAG GTGGAGGCTTCCACTAATCAGGTGGCCGACAAGCAGATGCGAGTTTATGAGCTGTCGTCTAAGATCCTTTGCCGCGTGATTAATGTCCAGTTGAAG GCCGAACCAGAGACAGATGAGGTGTTTGCTCAGGTGATGTTGTTTCCCGAGCCAAGT CAAGATGAGAATGCAGTGGAGAAGGAGACTTTGTCGCCTCCACCTCCAAAACCTCATGTTTACTCCTTCTGCAAAACGTTGACTGCATCTGACACTAGTACCCATGGAGGCTTCTCTGTGTTGAGGAGGCATGCAGATGAATGCCTACCTCCCCTG GACATGCGTCAACAACCTCCTACGCAAGAACTAGTGGCAAAAGACTTGCATGGGGCGGAGTGGCGCTTCCGCCACATCTTCCGTG GTCAACCAAGGAGACATTTGCTTCAAAGTGGCTGGAGTGTCTTTGTTAGTTCAAAAAGGCTTGTTGCTGGGGATGCTTTTATTTTCCTGAG AGGGGAAAATGGCGAATTACGTGTGGGCGTGAGACGTGCAATGAGACAACAGGCAAATGTTCCATCGTCTGTCATATCAAGCCATAACATGCACCTTGGTGTCCTTGCAACCGCATGGCATGCTCTTACCACTGGAACAATGTTTACTGTTTACTATAAACCAAG GACAAGTCCATCTGAGTTCATTATCCCCTACAGTCAATATATGGAATCTATTAAAAACAATTATTCTATTGGAATGAGGTTCAAGATGAGGTTTGAAGGGGATGAGGCCCCTGAGCAGAG GTTTACGGGTACTATAGTCGAAATAGGAGATGCTGATTCCAACATTTGGCCTGAATCAAAATGGAGATGTCTTAAG GTTCGCTGGGATGAGAGCACATCCATTCCTCGCCCAGAGAGAGTTTCTCCATGGAAAGTAGAGCCTGCTGTGTCCCCTCCAGTGACCCCTCCAACCATGTCGAGGGCCAAAAAGTGTAGATCAAATGCTTTAGGACCTTCTTCTGATTCTTTTGTTCAGGCAAAAGAAG AACTTTCCCAAGGTCATGGAGCTTCCAGAGTTTTTCAGGATCAAGACATCATGCTGTTTAGAGGCAATTTGATTGATGGTAATGTGTTGAACTTTGCAGAGAAGTCCATGATACAACCTCCACCTGATGAGGGACTAAAAAAAAATGCTTCCTGCCAGAGACGGATTGATTCAGATAACCTTACTGAATTAACTAGGCCAACGCATAATTATGTAAATATAGGATTTCAGAATTTTGATGATTCACATAGGCCCTTTTCTGCCCAAGTTGCTCCAAGTCCAAGTGCCAGAAGTTCACTGATAAATTTTTTTCATCACCAAAATGAAGAACCAGCCTTGCATCCAGATCAATCTCCTTTGATGGCCTGCAATCATTCCTTTGAAACAGTGTCAAACTTGAAGATGCATGATAATGAGCTGCCTTATTTTGATACTCAGAATGCCAAATATGGCAGATTGATGGACTATTATCAAACACAAGGCATTTGGGCTCAGAAAAATCTACCTAATAGGTCAATGCATTTACAATTGGCTTCTCAATGTGAAATCATATCTTCGCCAAGGTTGATAAAACCTCATCCGTTGACTGTACTGTCTGATGAGATCACACAACCCAAAGAAAGGGAGAGCTGCAAATTATTTGGTTTTGATCTCAACAATACCACTACAATATCTTACCAAGGAATTCCAGGAACAAATGCTTCATATGGGCCATTATTATATAGCCAAACAACTGCACCAATAATTGAGAAGGATGCCCGAGGAACTTATTACCCTCCTGAGTTGTCCAAAGAAACAAAGGCTATTGATTCCTCTACAGTTGAAAGTGAGAATGTGGAGTGTGTTCATCCTTGTCCACCATCAGATTTACAGAAGAAGCTTCAAGTTGTGTCAAACAGGAGCTGCaccaag GTTCATaagcagggtgttgcacttggaAGATCTGTTGACTTAACGAAGTTTGATGGTTATGACCAATTGATCGAGGAGTTAGATCAGCTATTTGAATTCAAAGGAGAATTGATGGCTCCAAATAAAAATTGGATGATTGTATTTACTGATAATGAGGATGATATGATGCTTGTTGGAGATGACCCTTGGCA GGAATTTTGTGCTATGGTCCGTAAGATTTTTATATACACAAAAGAGGAGGTCCAGAAGATGGATTCAAGTACCTTGAACCCAAAAAATGAAGATTGTCCTGATATGAAAGAGAATGTCAAGGAAACAAAAGGCAGTCAATCTGCATCAtcatctaattcaaaaaactcatAG
- the LOC122040972 gene encoding auxin response factor 4-like isoform X1 has translation MASSAEAFTKAGYGNEPGQAFPSDSAAGTGSEDMLYSELWHACAGPLVTLPRQGEKVFYFPQGHIEQVEASTNQVADKQMRVYELSSKILCRVINVQLKAEPETDEVFAQVMLFPEPSQDENAVEKETLSPPPPKPHVYSFCKTLTASDTSTHGGFSVLRRHADECLPPLDMRQQPPTQELVAKDLHGAEWRFRHIFRGQPRRHLLQSGWSVFVSSKRLVAGDAFIFLRGENGELRVGVRRAMRQQANVPSSVISSHNMHLGVLATAWHALTTGTMFTVYYKPRTSPSEFIIPYSQYMESIKNNYSIGMRFKMRFEGDEAPEQRFTGTIVEIGDADSNIWPESKWRCLKVRWDESTSIPRPERVSPWKVEPAVSPPVTPPTMSRAKKCRSNALGPSSDSFVQAKEATTELSQGHGASRVFQDQDIMLFRGNLIDGNVLNFAEKSMIQPPPDEGLKKNASCQRRIDSDNLTELTRPTHNYVNIGFQNFDDSHRPFSAQVAPSPSARSSLINFFHHQNEEPALHPDQSPLMACNHSFETVSNLKMHDNELPYFDTQNAKYGRLMDYYQTQGIWAQKNLPNRSMHLQLASQCEIISSPRLIKPHPLTVLSDEITQPKERESCKLFGFDLNNTTTISYQGIPGTNASYGPLLYSQTTAPIIEKDARGTYYPPELSKETKAIDSSTVESENVECVHPCPPSDLQKKLQVVSNRSCTKVHKQGVALGRSVDLTKFDGYDQLIEELDQLFEFKGELMAPNKNWMIVFTDNEDDMMLVGDDPWQEFCAMVRKIFIYTKEEVQKMDSSTLNPKNEDCPDMKENVKETKGSQSASSSNSKNS, from the exons CTCGGCAAGGGGAGAAGGTTTTCTACTTCCCCCAAGGGCATATTGAGCAG GTGGAGGCTTCCACTAATCAGGTGGCCGACAAGCAGATGCGAGTTTATGAGCTGTCGTCTAAGATCCTTTGCCGCGTGATTAATGTCCAGTTGAAG GCCGAACCAGAGACAGATGAGGTGTTTGCTCAGGTGATGTTGTTTCCCGAGCCAAGT CAAGATGAGAATGCAGTGGAGAAGGAGACTTTGTCGCCTCCACCTCCAAAACCTCATGTTTACTCCTTCTGCAAAACGTTGACTGCATCTGACACTAGTACCCATGGAGGCTTCTCTGTGTTGAGGAGGCATGCAGATGAATGCCTACCTCCCCTG GACATGCGTCAACAACCTCCTACGCAAGAACTAGTGGCAAAAGACTTGCATGGGGCGGAGTGGCGCTTCCGCCACATCTTCCGTG GTCAACCAAGGAGACATTTGCTTCAAAGTGGCTGGAGTGTCTTTGTTAGTTCAAAAAGGCTTGTTGCTGGGGATGCTTTTATTTTCCTGAG AGGGGAAAATGGCGAATTACGTGTGGGCGTGAGACGTGCAATGAGACAACAGGCAAATGTTCCATCGTCTGTCATATCAAGCCATAACATGCACCTTGGTGTCCTTGCAACCGCATGGCATGCTCTTACCACTGGAACAATGTTTACTGTTTACTATAAACCAAG GACAAGTCCATCTGAGTTCATTATCCCCTACAGTCAATATATGGAATCTATTAAAAACAATTATTCTATTGGAATGAGGTTCAAGATGAGGTTTGAAGGGGATGAGGCCCCTGAGCAGAG GTTTACGGGTACTATAGTCGAAATAGGAGATGCTGATTCCAACATTTGGCCTGAATCAAAATGGAGATGTCTTAAG GTTCGCTGGGATGAGAGCACATCCATTCCTCGCCCAGAGAGAGTTTCTCCATGGAAAGTAGAGCCTGCTGTGTCCCCTCCAGTGACCCCTCCAACCATGTCGAGGGCCAAAAAGTGTAGATCAAATGCTTTAGGACCTTCTTCTGATTCTTTTGTTCAGGCAAAAGAAG CAACCACAGAACTTTCCCAAGGTCATGGAGCTTCCAGAGTTTTTCAGGATCAAGACATCATGCTGTTTAGAGGCAATTTGATTGATGGTAATGTGTTGAACTTTGCAGAGAAGTCCATGATACAACCTCCACCTGATGAGGGACTAAAAAAAAATGCTTCCTGCCAGAGACGGATTGATTCAGATAACCTTACTGAATTAACTAGGCCAACGCATAATTATGTAAATATAGGATTTCAGAATTTTGATGATTCACATAGGCCCTTTTCTGCCCAAGTTGCTCCAAGTCCAAGTGCCAGAAGTTCACTGATAAATTTTTTTCATCACCAAAATGAAGAACCAGCCTTGCATCCAGATCAATCTCCTTTGATGGCCTGCAATCATTCCTTTGAAACAGTGTCAAACTTGAAGATGCATGATAATGAGCTGCCTTATTTTGATACTCAGAATGCCAAATATGGCAGATTGATGGACTATTATCAAACACAAGGCATTTGGGCTCAGAAAAATCTACCTAATAGGTCAATGCATTTACAATTGGCTTCTCAATGTGAAATCATATCTTCGCCAAGGTTGATAAAACCTCATCCGTTGACTGTACTGTCTGATGAGATCACACAACCCAAAGAAAGGGAGAGCTGCAAATTATTTGGTTTTGATCTCAACAATACCACTACAATATCTTACCAAGGAATTCCAGGAACAAATGCTTCATATGGGCCATTATTATATAGCCAAACAACTGCACCAATAATTGAGAAGGATGCCCGAGGAACTTATTACCCTCCTGAGTTGTCCAAAGAAACAAAGGCTATTGATTCCTCTACAGTTGAAAGTGAGAATGTGGAGTGTGTTCATCCTTGTCCACCATCAGATTTACAGAAGAAGCTTCAAGTTGTGTCAAACAGGAGCTGCaccaag GTTCATaagcagggtgttgcacttggaAGATCTGTTGACTTAACGAAGTTTGATGGTTATGACCAATTGATCGAGGAGTTAGATCAGCTATTTGAATTCAAAGGAGAATTGATGGCTCCAAATAAAAATTGGATGATTGTATTTACTGATAATGAGGATGATATGATGCTTGTTGGAGATGACCCTTGGCA GGAATTTTGTGCTATGGTCCGTAAGATTTTTATATACACAAAAGAGGAGGTCCAGAAGATGGATTCAAGTACCTTGAACCCAAAAAATGAAGATTGTCCTGATATGAAAGAGAATGTCAAGGAAACAAAAGGCAGTCAATCTGCATCAtcatctaattcaaaaaactcatAG